The DNA region CGCCGTACTCGCCGCGGCAGAGCGCGCTGACCGGCAGGACCTTCTTCTTGTCGAAGACGACCGCCTCGGCCATCTCGATCGCGCACCACGCCGGGCTGACGAACGCGGACCCGGAGCCGAGGAGCTTCACGACCTCGCCGCCGGCGGCGCGCGTGCGGGCCTCGATCGCGTCGAGCGTCGCGTCGTCGAGGAAGAACTGCACCGGGATGCCGGCCACGCGGCAGCAGGAGCGGACCGGCACCATGTCGTCGCCGTGGCCGCCGAGGACCAGCGCCTCGACGCTCTCGACCGACACGCCCGACTTCTCGGCCACGAAGAAGCGGTAGCGCGCGGAGTCGAGGACGCCGGCCATGCCGAACAGCTTCCCCGGCGCCGGCTTCAGCACTTGGTTGAGGCGGTAGACGATCGCGTCGAGCGGGTTGGCGATCGAGATGATCGTCGCGTTCGGGCAGTTGGCCTTGATGCCCGCCGCCACGGCGTCGGTGATCTTGAGGTTCGTCTGCAGCAGCTCTTCGCGGGTCGGGAGCGTGCCGTCCGGCTTCGGGCGGCGCGGCACGCCGGCGGTGTTGATCACCAGCTGCGCGCCGGCGAGGACGTCGTAGCTCTTGCCGGCCTCGAAGCGGCCGTCGAAATGCAGCACGGGGGCGCCTTCGGCGATGTCGAGGGACTTCCCCTTCGCGACGTCGGGAGGCATGATGTCGACCACGGCGATGGTGCGGGCCAGACGACGGCGGGACGCTTCCTGCGCCAGGACGCCGCCAATGTTGCCGGCGCCGATGATCCCCAGTTTGTCCAGCATTGTTTGTCTCCCATCGCGGCGCGACGCGCCGCGGGTCCAACAACGGGGTGGGTCCGCGTCCGTTTCGCTGCGGCCGCGGAGAATCGAGAATGCGCTCGGCTCCTTGCTGGCGCAAGATACAGCGCCGTGACGAAAGGGGCACAGGAATCGCCGCCGCGCGCCGGATTCGGGCCGTTGGCCGCCGTGTGGCGCGCCGTCGGCGGCGCCGCCGCGGCGCTGGCCCGGCCGACCCTCGCGCTCCTCGAGCGAAGCGGCGATCCGCGCGCCGCGGCGCTCGCCGAACGGCTGGCGCTCGACGACCTCGCGGACTCCGTCCCGCGCGGCTGCCTCTGGCTGCACGGCGCCTCGGTCGGCGAGATCCGCGCCCTCAAGCCGCTCGCCGCGGCCCTCGCCGCGGCGCGTCCCGACCTGCCGATCCTCGTCACCGCCACGACCCGCGCCGGACGCGAGCGCGCCGCGGCCGAGCTGCCGGGCCGCGCCCGCCTCGCGCCGCTCGACGCCGTCGCCCCGCTGCGCCGCTTCCTCGACGCCGCCGCGCCGCGGCTGCACGTCGTCGTCGAGACCGAAATCTGGCCGACGCGGCTCGCCCTGCTCGCCGAGCGCGGCGTGCCGGCGGCGATCGTCTCGGCCCGCCTCTCGCCCGAGCGGGCGGCCCGCTACAGCCGTCTGGGCGGCCTCTACGGCCCCTGCCTGCGCAGCCTCGCGCTGCTCGCGCCGGCGAGCGCCGACGACCGCGTTCGCCTGCTCGCCGCGGGCGCCGACGAGGCGCGCCTCGGGCCGGTCGAGAACCTCAAGTGGGACGCCGCGCCCGCGCCTCCGGCGGACGGCGCCAAGTCCGCGCTGGCGGCCGAGCTGGGCGCGGACGCCGCGCGGACCTGGATCGTCCTCGGCAGCGCGCACCCCGGCGAGGCCGCGCCGCTCGTCGCCGCGACGCGGGCCGCGCTCGGCCCCGCGGCCGACGGCGTCGGCTGGCTCGTCGCGCCGCGCCATCCCGACCGCTTCGCCGCGGAGGCGGAGAGCCTCGCCGCGATCCTCGGCCCGCTCTGGCCGGCCTCGCGCGGTCCCGCGCCGGACGGCGCCGCGGCGCTGCTGCTGGACAAGATCGGCCTGCTGCCGCGGATCTATCCGCTCGCCGCCGCCGCGCTGCTCGGCGGAACGTTCGCGCCGGTCGGAGGCCACACGCCGCTCGAGGCGGCGGTCGCCGGCTGCCCGCTCGTCGCCGGCCCGAACGTCCAACACCAGCTCGATCTGCTCGCCCCGCTCGTCGCGGCCGGCGGCGTGAAGCCCGCGGCGTCGTTCGCCGAGGCCGGCGCGCAGTTGGCGCGCTGGGTCGTCGCGCCGGACGAAGCGCGCGCCGCCGGCGCCGCGATCCAAGCCGAGGTCGCACTGCGCC from bacterium includes:
- a CDS encoding malate dehydrogenase, with translation MLDKLGIIGAGNIGGVLAQEASRRRLARTIAVVDIMPPDVAKGKSLDIAEGAPVLHFDGRFEAGKSYDVLAGAQLVINTAGVPRRPKPDGTLPTREELLQTNLKITDAVAAGIKANCPNATIISIANPLDAIVYRLNQVLKPAPGKLFGMAGVLDSARYRFFVAEKSGVSVESVEALVLGGHGDDMVPVRSCCRVAGIPVQFFLDDATLDAIEARTRAAGGEVVKLLGSGSAFVSPAWCAIEMAEAVVFDKKKVLPVSALCRGEYGAEGLFVGVPAIVGKGGVEKVLEIPLTDAERAALAKSVAAVRKTAEEVVRIGGQPA